The nucleotide window AAGTTCAATGTCTCAGTTTCTGAAGTGGACCACCACGATGTCTGGCAGCGGACAACGATAGCGGTTGCTGCTGTCTCTGCATCAAAGGTGGCTACAGAGAGAGAGCTTCATAATGCCTTGAAAATGATTGATTCTTTTCCTGAGATCGAACGTACCATCACCGATATAGAATGGCTTTGATTAAAGAGGTGATTGAAAATGGGTCATAGAGTAAATCGTGTTGGCGAACAAATGAAAAAAGAATTGGGCGACATCATCAGCCGTAAAATCAAGGATCCGCGAGTCGGTTTCGTGACCGTGACGGATGTCCAGGTTACCGGAGACCTACAGCAGGCGAAGGTGTATATCTCTGTTTTAGGCGATGAACAACAGAGAGAAGATACACTAAAAGGATTAGCAAAAGCCAAAGGCTTCATCAGGACAGAAATTGGCCAGCGAATCCGACTGAGAAAGACGCCTGAACTGATCTTTGAGTTTGATGAAACAATGGCTTACGGAAATCGCATCAATTCACTAATCCATGAGCTGCAAAGAGATGAACAGCCTGGAGAAGAAGAGCAAGATAAAGATACTGACTAAAAGGTTATTTAGTCTGGAAACTTAACCGAAAAAAATGGATAGACAAAACGTCTATCCATTTTTTTCGAGATTTTTTATTTTTAAATACATGGCTCTGTTAAAGTCGAAATGTTGTTTTTACTCCTGGCACGAAGTCAACAGTCTTTGTTAACAGAGCAAAATACATAAATACTTAAGGAGGAAGGGATATGGAAGGGATTCTGCCTCTTTTTAAACCAGCTGGAATGACTTCACATGATTGTGTGTTTAAACTAAGAAAGCTGTTAAGGACGAAGAAGGTGGGCCATACAGGGACTCTGGACCCTGATGTAACCGGGGTACTGCCAATCTGTGTCGGCAAGGCAACGAAAATAGCAGAATACATTACAGATGCAGGAAAAGCCTATGAGGGTGAAGTAACCCTTGGATTCACCACAACGACCGAAGATGCTTCAGGAGAAAAGGTTGATGAAAAATCAGTGGACCGGACACTGACAAAAAAGGAAATAGAAAGTGTCCTTCATTCACTTGTGGGTGAAATTGAGCAAACTCCACCGATGTATTCGGCGGTAAAAGTGAACGGAAAGAAACTTTATGAATATGCAAGGCAAGGAATCGAAGTCGAACGCCCAACCAGGAAGGTGACGATCTATAGCATAGAACTGCTCGATGATCGAGATTCTTATGCTGGCGAGCTGGTCAGCTTTAAGTTCAGGGTATCTTGCAGCAAAGGTACATATATTCGGACCTTAGCGGTTACGATTGGTGAAAAATTAGGATATCCGGCACATATGTCTTCGCTTGTCAGGATTCAGTCGGCCTCCTTTTCCCTGGAAGATTGCTTTACATTCGCGCAGCTTGAAGAAATGGCGGAGGAATCCAGGCTCGAAACAGCTCTATACCCTTTGGAAACTGGTATTTCTTATTTGCCGAAATATCGCATTAATGATAAAGTAGCAGAGAAAGTGAAAAATGGGGCATTGCTTCAAATTCCAAAGGATCTTGAAGGGGTTGAAGGCCCTATTGTAGCAGAAACAGAAGACGGAAAAGCGCTCGCTATCTACAGGGCACACCCAACCAAACACGGGATGATGAAACCTGACAAAGTATTGAGAAATGAGCAATAAAAAGTATTGCCACATTAGGATACGTAATCAGCAATCAATAAGAAAGTCCTGATTAAAAGAGCAGCTGGGTCAGAAAAGGTGAGTTAAATCGTGGAATTGATTAAGCTAAACCATCCTCATGGGTATAAAATAGAAGATTTTCCGGCAATGGCCATCGCATTAGGCTATTTTGACGGAGTTCACCTGGGCCACCAACAGGTGATCAGAGAAGCGAAAAAAGTGGCCGAAGCCAAGAGAATCAAGAGTGCAGTTATGACATTTGATCCCCACCCTTCAGTCGTGCTGGGAAAAAGCATCCAACACATAGAATATATCACGCCATTGGAAGAAAAGGCCCGATTGATTGAAGCAATGGGAGTAGATTATTTATTCGTGATCACCTTCTCGACCGAATTCTCAGGTCTATTGCCCCAGGAGTTCGTCGATCAATATATCATTGGACTGAATGTCCGTCACGTCGTGGCTGGCTTTGATTACTCCTATGGCAAGATGGGCAAGGGGAATATGGAAACAATCCAGTTCCATTCAAGGTCAAAATTTGATTTCACAATAGTATCCAAACTGTCAACTCCTGAAGATGAAAAGGTAAGCTCTACCTTGATCCGCGGATTCTTAAGAGATGGAAAAGTAGATGAAATGCCACATTTGCTAGGAAGATACTTTACAACAAAGGGAATCGTGATTAATGGTGAGCGGCGAGGACGCACAATCGGGTTTCCGACTGCGAACGTGCTGATGGATGAAGAATACATCCTCCCGCCAACAGGTGTTTATGCCGTGAAAATCAAGGTTGACGGCAAATGGCATGAAGGGGTCTGCAATGTCGGCTATAAACCAACCTTCCATCTGGAGAAAAAAGCAAAACCATCGATAGAAGTCCATATCTTTAACTTCAACAAAGAAATTTACGGGGAATCGGCCATTATTGAGTGGCACCTCCGACTGAGAAGTGAACGTAAATTCGAGGGGATTAAGCAGCTTGTTGCCCAAATCGAAAAAGATAAACAGGAAGCAATCCTTCACTTTGAAAAAAACAAGGGTTAGACTTGCTTTTTGTCGTAAAAAGATGTATTCTTATTAACGTATCAAAAAGGAACCTTTGCTTGGCAAGTCGAGTCACCGACGCTTGCTCGGTAACAGGGGATTATAAAATTGGAGGTGAACATGGATGGCAATCTCAAAAGCACGTAAAAATGAACTGATCAATGAATTCAAAGTTCACGAAAGTGACACTGGATCTCCAGAAGTTCAAATCGCTGTCCTTACTGCAGAAATCAACACATTGAACGATCACTTACGCGTTCACAAAAAGGACCATCACTCACGTCGCGGTCTTTTAAAGATGGTAGGTAAGCGTCGTAACCTTTTGACTTACCTTCGTAACAAGGATGTTGCTCGTTACCGCGAGTTAATCAACAAGCTTGGTCTACGTAGATAGTCTGTAAAAGCGGGATTTATCCCGCTTTTTTATTAGGCAATTTTTTGTCCTTTACATAACCTTTGATTGATATGAAGTGCTCGTTTTTTGGAGATAATATAACATAAAAGACATTTTAACGTAACTCCCTTGAAAAGTACCTGTTGATGGACTAGCTTTTATCTAAAGCTGGATAGGGAGGTTTATGGGTTTTATCATTGTTTATTAAGGTATATTGGTTATATGACAAACATGTTTAAATAAATACCCGGGCACAGCCAGGGTGTATTTAGTGGTAGAGAGGGGCTAAAAAGCATGGTACAAGAAAAACAAAGTTTTTCCTTTGACTGGGCAGGACGCAAGCTGACAGTCGAAATCGGACAGCTTGCAAAGCAGGCAAGTGGTGCAGTCCTTGTCCGTTATGGAGATACAGCTGTATTAAGTACAGCTACTGCGTCAAAAGAACCGAAGAATCTGGACTTCTTCCCTTTGACTGTTAACTATGAAGAGAGACTATATGCTGTCGGGAAAATCCCTGGCGGTTTCATTAAGCGAGAAGGCCGCCCTAGTGAGAAAGCGATCCTTGCAAGCCGTTTAATCGACCGACCAATCCGCCCGCTATTTCCGGATGGATTCCGAAATGATGTTCAGGTAATCAGCATTGTCATGAGTGTTGACCAAGACTGTTCATCAGAAATGGCTGCTATGTTTGGGTCATCTTTGGCACTTTCAGTTTCTGATATTCCATTTGGAGGACCAATCGCTGGTGTTACTGTGGGAAGGATCGATGGTAAATTTGTGATTAATCCATCAGTTGAAGAAACCGAGAAAAGTGATATGCACCTCGTAGTGGCTGGTACAATGGATGCAATCAACATGGTTGAAGCAGGTGCTGAAGAGGTACCTGAAGAAGTGATGCTTGAAGCAATCATGTTCGGACATGATGAAATCAAGCGCTTGATTGCGTTCCAACAGGAAATCGTCGCACAGGTTGGTAAAGAAAAAAGAGAAATAAAACTTTTTGAATTGGATAAAGAGCTTGAAGCTGAAGTCCGCGGAATCTGTGAGCAAGACATGGTTGCTGCTATCCAGGTCCAGGAGAAGCATGCACGTGAAGACGCGATCAAAGAAGTGAAAAATGCTGTTGTCGCCCGCTATGAAGAGCAGGAAGCGGATGACGACAAGCTGAAGCAGGTCAAACAAATCCTTGATAAAATTGTAAAAGGTGAAGTTCGCCGCCTGATCACAGAGGAAAAAGTCCGTCCAGATGGACGTGGCGTCGATGAAATTCGCCCGCTTTCTTCTGAGGTAGGCATGCTTCCTAGAACCCACGGTTCCGGATTATTCACAAGGGGCCAAACTCAGGCATTGAGCATTTGTACTCTTGGTGCAATGGGAGATGTGCAGATTCTGGACGGCCTTGGAATCGAAGAAGAAAAACGATTCATGCACCATTATAATTTCCCATTATTCTCTGTTGGTGAAACAGGACCGATCCGCGGACCTGGCCGACGTGAAATCGGGCACGGTGCACTTGGTGAAAGAGCACTAGAACCAATCATTCCAAACGAAAAAGATTTCCCATATACAATCCGTCTTGTTTCAGAAGTATTGGAGTCAAATGGCTCAACTTCACAAGCGAGTATTTGTGCAAGTACATTAGCGATGATGGATGCAGGTGTACCAATTAAAGCACCTGTAGCGGGTATTGCAATGGGTCTAATCAAGTCAGGTGAGCACTATTCAATCCTTACTGATATCCAGGGCATGGAAGACCACCTTGGCGATATGGACTTCAAGGTAGCAGGTACTTCCAAGGGTGTTACTGCTCTTCAAATGGATATAAAGATTGAAGGCTTGTCACGTGAGATTCTTGAAGAGGCTTTGCAGCAGGCTCAAAAAGGCCGCATGCAAATCCTTGAATCAATGATGGCAACAATCAACGAGCCGCGCGGCAACTTATCAAAATACGCTCCAAAAATCATCACAATGTCTATCAATCCTGATAAGATCCGTGATGTCATTGGACCAAGCGGCAAGCAAATCAATAAGATCATCGAAGAAACCGGCGTAAAAATCGATATCGAACAAGATGGTACAGTTTTCATTGCTTCCGTTGATGAAGAAATGAATCAAAAAGCAAAGAAAATCATCGAAGATATCGTCCGTGAAGTCGAAGTTGGCCAAATGTACCTCGGAAAAGTCCGCCGTATCGAAAAGTTCGGTGCTTTCGTGGAAATTTTCCCTGGAAAAGATGGTTTGGTCCATATTTCCGAACTTGCTGAAGAGCGAGTAGGAAAAGTCGAAGATGTCCTGAAGCTTGGCGATGAACTCCTTGTCAAGGTCACCGAAATTGACAAACAAGGAAGAGTAAATCTTTCACGCAAAGCAGTATTGAAAGAACAGCGCGAAAAAGCTGAAAAACAATCATAAGATAAAAACAAGGCCGGGAAATCCCCGGCCTTTTTATGTATGTGAACAAATCACACTCGTTCTACCTTGTCCTTCTGCTTCATAAAATAAAATAAGGCCATCTTTAATCAAAGACGAACATACATAGCTTTGGATGCCCTAACAGAAGAGGAGGCACATAGAATGAGAATGAGAAAAATTGCGCTGGTTTCTATCATGCTGATTTCAGCCTGGACCATGGTTAATAATCCATTTTCCCATACATATGTAGCAGGACTTAAAACGGGAAGCATGGCTGTTTCAGGACAGGAAGATTCCTTGATGGCGGAAATTGAAATGAAGGCAAAAGATTATGAGGTTGAACCCTCTGACGCAAGAAAGGATCCAGTCTGGAAGGTAATTCCGGGCTATAACGGACTAAAAGTCGATGTGAAAAAATCATACGCCAGGATGAAAAAGGCAGGCAAATTCAATCCTGACAAGCTTGTTTTTGTTCAAGTGCCGCCTGAAATCCATTTGAGTGACTTGCCGCCTCAAGCAGTCTACAAAGGACATCCAGAAAAACCTATGGTCAGCTTTATCATCAATGTGGCATGGGGAAATGAGTATCTTTCCGGTATGCTTGCCACATTAAAAAAGCATAATGTGACCGCAAGTTTCTTTCTGGAGGGAAGATGGGTAAAAAATAATCCGGGTATGGCGAAAATGATTTCTGATGCAGGCCATGAAATTGGCAACCACTCCTTCACGCACCCTGATATGAAACAACTATCAGCACCTAAAATTAATGAGGAAATCAGGAAGACAGATGAGGTCATTGAAGCTGTGACTGGTGAAAAGACTAAATGGTTTGCACCACCAAGCGGTTCTTATAAAGACGAAGTAGTAGACATTGCAGCAGCTCATAACTTAGGCACAGTCATGTGGAGCGTGGATACGATCGATTGGCAGAAGCCCACCCGGGAAAAGCTGATTAGCAGGGTGATGGGAAAGGTTCATAACGGAGCATTGATCCTGATGCACCCCACCGAGGCGACTGCTTCATCGCTGGACCAATTGATCACGGAAATCAAGAGTAAGGGCTTGCAAATAGGAACTGTATCGGAATTGTTAAGTGAAAATCGCATCCTCCCGGCAAAAAATATGAAAGAATAGCATTGTATTTGGAAAAAGTAAGTTAAATGGACTATACTAAGTAAATGCAGTAGTTTTTTAGCAGCAGGTTCCAGAGGAGGAATATAATGATAAAGAAATATACATGCCAAAATGGGGTAAGAATTGTACTAGAACAAATCCCGACAGTCCGGTCAGTAGCCATAGGAGTTTGGATTGGAACGGGCTCCCGAAATGAAAATCCTGATAATAATGGAATCTCCCATTTCCTTGAACATATGTTTTTTAAAGGCACCAAAACCAGGTCTGCCAGAGAAATAGCCGAATCATTTGACAGCATCGGCGGTCAGGTGAATGCCTTCACCTCCAAGGAATATACATGCTATTATGCAAAAGTATTGGATAACCATGCCCAATATGCCCTTGAAGTATTGGCGGATATGTTCTTTCATTCTACTTTTGATTCTGAAGAATTGAATAAAGAGAAGAATGTAGTCAATGAAGAAATCAAAATGTATGAGGATACGCCAGATGATATCGTCCATGATTTGCTAAGCCAGGCTATTTACGGTGATCATCCACTGGGGTATCCGATCCTGGGTACTGAGGAAACGCTCCAAACCTTTACAGGAGAAAAATTAGAGCAATACATGCATGACATGTATAGGCCTGAGAATGTAGTCATTTCAATTGCCGGGAATGTCCCGGAATCATTCATTAAAAATGCTGAACAATTCTTTGGCTCTTACGAAGCGAGCAAGGAAGAGTTGGAATACATTAAGCCGGAATTCCATACGAAACAAATATCACGCAAGAAAGAGACTGAGCAAGCCCACCTTTGCCTGGGATTCGAAGGGCTGCAGATCGGCCATTCTGACGTATACAACTTGATTGTCCTGAATAATGTGCTCGGCGGAAGCATGAGCAGCAGATTATTTCAGGAAGTCAGGGAACAGCGCGGTCTAGCCTACTCTGTATTTTCCTATCATTCCGCATACAGGGATAGCGGGATGGTCACAATTTATGGAGGAACTGGTTCAAATCAGCTGAATGTTTTGTATGAGACCATTCAGGAGACGCTCGATAAGCTTCGCGCAGACGGCATTACGGAAAAAGAACTTAATAACAGCAAAGAACAACTGAAAGGCAGTTTGATGTTAAGCCTTGAGAGCACAAACAGCCGGATGAGCAGGAATGGGAAAAATGAGCTTCTGCTTGGAAGGCATCGCTCTCTTGATGAAATCGTCGAACAAATCGATCAGGTCACAAAGGACCGTGTTGACGGCATGGCCAATAAGATATTCACAGACCAATATTCAGTATCCCTGATCAGCCCTAGCGGCGAGCTCCCAACACAATAATGAATTCCAGGACAGCAGTTTCTTTAAGAAGCTGCTGTTTTTTATATTCTAAAAAGGGTTCCGAAACGATAAATATAGAATAAGGACAAAGTGACGGGGAGGTCCATCATGAAACTGAGTGAACTTGGCGGCAAAGAAATTGTCGATGTGAAAAGGGCAGAGAGGTTAGGAGTACTTGGTCAAACAGATTTGGAAATCAACGAAAGAACAGGGCAAATCGAAGCATTGATCATTCCATCATTAAAATGGTTTGGCCTCCGCAAGCAATCCGGGGAGGTAAGGGTGCCATGGAAGCACATCAAGAAAATCGGTTCAGATATGATCATCATCGATATACCAGATGATGAGTAAAAAGCGGGCTTTCATGCCGGCTTATTTTTTTTGCTGATTATTAAAAGATTAGTGAGTTCACAGTCGCTTGTGGGTGCTTTTCTTTTATGGAAAACTCACCTATTCCGCGTTTGATACATATGATGTTGAAGTAGTTCATGTTGAATAGAAATTTTAATCCAGGATTAATGGAAAAGAAGGTGATTGTTCTCATGCTGACAGGTATGCAAATCGCGGTTATCGGCGGTGATGCTAGACAGCTGGAGATTATTCGCAAGCTGACAGAGCTTGATGCAAAGCTTTCTTTAATAGGCTTCGAGCAGTTGGACCATGCTTTCACAGGTGCCTCAAAAGAAAAGATAGATGAAGTTGATTTTTCAGTACAGGATGCTTTGATCCTGCCTGTTCCCGGAACTAGCCTGGAGGGTCAGGTCGAAACCATTTTCTCAAATGAAAGAGTTGTAATCATAAAAGAAATGCTTGAACGGACTCCGGAACACTGTAAGGTTTATTCTGGTATCAGCAACTCGTACTTGACGGGGATCGCCAGCCAGGCCAACCGCAAACTCGTACAGCTATTCTCCCGTGATGATGTCGCAATTTATAACTCGATTCCGACAGTGGAAGGAACGATCATGATGGCAATCCAGCACACGGATTTTACGATACATGGTTCCAATGTTTCTGTTCTGGGACTTGGCAGGGTCGGTATGAGTGTTGCGAGAACCTTCCATGCGCTTGGAGCAAAGGTTAAGGTAGGTGCCCGGAAAAGCGAGCATATTGCAAGGATTACTGAAATGGGATTAGAACCTTTCCTTTTATCAGACATAGGAAAGGCAGTTTCTGATAGCGATATTTGCATCAATACCATTCCTAACCAGATTGTTACTGCTTCTGTCATTTCGAGGATGCCCGCCCATACCTTGATCATTGACCTTGCATCGAAACCAGGTGGAACGGATTTTCGCTATGCTGAAAAACGGGGAATCAAGGCTTTGCTTGCGCCAGGTTTGCCGGGCATCGTAGCCCCAAAGACTGCTGGGCAAATTCTGGCGAATGTTCTTTCTCAGCTGCTTATGGAAGACTTTTCTAACCGAAAGGAGAAAGAAGTATGAGTTTACAAGGAAAAAAGATCGGATTTGGATTGACAGGTTCTCATTGTACGTATGATGCTGTTTTTCCCGAAATTGAAAAATTAGTGAATGCAGGTGCAGAAGTTCTGCCTGTTGTCACCTTCACCGTAAAAAATACTGAAACACGTTTTGGAAAAGGGGAGGACTGGGTACAGCGGATTGAGGAGCTTACCGGCAATAAGGTGATCGACTCAATTGTGAAGGCAGAGCCTCTTGGGCCCAAAATCCCGCTGGATTGCATGGTCATTGCGCCTCTCACCGGAAACTCGATGAGCAAGTTTGCAAATGCCATGACTGATTCACCAGTTTTGATGGCTGCGAAAGCGACTTTAAGAAACCAAAAACCAGTAGTGCTCGGCATTTCCACGAACGATGCCTTGGGACTCAATGGCGTCAACCTGATGAGACTAATGGCAACCAAAAATATTTTCATGATTCCTTTTGGCCAGGATGATCCGGTAAAAAAACCAAATTCAATGGTTGCCAGAATGGAGATGCTCTCCGAAACGGTTTTGGAGGCAATGGAAGGAAAGCAATTGCAGCCAGTTCTTGTTGAACGTTATAAGGATAACTAGGGAAAATCCAAGGAAGGATACCGTCAAATCAGCAGAAATCAAGATAAACGACCTGACTAGTCTAACTGGAAACGCTTTTCTCCGGCAGTGAAGCAAAATCTTTCTTTCCTTAATGATTGAATATGATAAAATATAGGATAATATACAAGGCGGTTTTTAAGACAAGTAAAAAATGTCCAGAATCTGCGCCTGGCCTGTTTTAACTCCGGAGAACGTCCCAAAGTACCATGCGAAAAGCTTTCGTACGGAGTGAGGATGGGTTTCTGGGCTGGCCTGGGCGCTTGCGCATTTCTTATAAGCCGCCGTTATACTTATGTTCAAACAACCGGCTTTTAACGGATATTAAAACGATAATGGCAGTGGAAGGGGAAACAGATATGTCAGAGAGAAAAGGTTACCGAGTAGCAGTAGTTGGAGCAACAGGAGCAGTTGGGCAGCAAATGATCCAAACGCTTGAAAACAGGGATTTTCCAGTTTCGGAACTATTACTGCTTTCTTCAGCAAGATCTGCTGGTACGAAGGTTCATTATAAAGGTAACGAAATAACAGTTCAGGAAGCAAAACCGGAAAGCTTTGAAGGAGTGGATATAGCTCTTTTCAGCGCAGGCGGCAGTGTATCGAAACAATTGGCTCCTGAGGCTGTCAAGCGCGGAGCAATCGTTGTTGATAACACAAGTGCCTTCAGGATGGAAGAAAATATTCCGCTGGTAGTACCAGAAGTTAATGAAGAAGATTTGCGCAATCATAATGGAATCATCGCTAATCCAAACTGCTCGACAATCCAGATGGTCGTGGCACTGGAGCCGCTCCGCAAGAAATACGGCCTTGATAAGATCATCGTCTCAACCTACCAGGCAGTTTCTGGTGCAGGTGCAGCAGCCGTGGAAGAGATGAAGGAACAAACTAGGGCGATTCTGGATGGCAAAGAATATGAGCCAAAGATCCTTCCTGTTAAATCTGGAGAAAAGCACTACCAGATTGCCTTCAATGCCATTCCGCAGATTGACACATTCGTTGAAAATGGGTTCACGTATGAAGAAATGAAAATGATCAATGAAACCAAGAAAATCATGCATATGCCTGAGCTTCAGGTTGCTGCTACTTGTGTGCGGCTCCCTGTCGGTACTGGCCATTCTGAATCAGTTTACATCGAAATTGGCGAAGGCGGAGTAGCCGCATCTGAAGTGAAGGAATTGCTCGCAGATGCTCCAGGAGTTGTCCTTCAAGATAATCCGGACCAGCAGTTATATCCTATGCCTGCATTCTGTGTAGGAAAAAACGATGTATTCGTTGGCCGAATAAGGAAGGACCTTGACAACGATAAAGGCTTCCATATGTGGGTAGTATCAGATAACCTGCTGAAAGGTGCTGCGTGGAACTCTGTCCAGATTGCTGAAAGTCTTGTAAAACTCGGTCTTGTAAAATAATTGCATTAGGTTAAATGACAGAATTTCTGAGGTGTTACGATGAAAATAATCGTTCAAAAATTTGGCGGTACGTCTGTTCGTGATGAGCAAAGCCGCAGTCACGCAATAGGCCATATTAAAAATGCGGTTGCTGACGGATATAAAGCAGTTGTGGTTGTTTCTGCGATGGGCAGGAAGGGTGATCCGTACGCTACAGACACTCTCCTCAGCCTGATTGGTGGAAATGGGAGCAGGATCAGCAAGCGCGAGCACGACCTGCTGCTTTCTTGCGGTGAAACGATTTCGAGTGTGGTTTTTACAAATATGCTGATAGAAAATGGCATCAATGCGACTGCCCTTACTGGTGCACAGGCAGGGTTCAGGACCAACAGCGAGCATACGAACGCAAGGATCCTGGATATGAAGTGTGACCGTTTGCTGCGGGAACTGGACCATGTTGATGCAGTCGTTGTAGCAGGATTCCAGGGAGCAGCCAAAAATGGAGACGTAACAACGATTGGCAGAGGCGGCAGTGATACGTCCGCAGCAGCATTAGGCGCGGCTTTGAACGCTGAATGGATTGACATCTTTACCGATGTTGAAGGAATCATGACAGCTGATCCGAGGATTGCGGATAACGCACGGCCTCTTTCTGTGGTGACCTATACAGAGGTGTGCAATATGGCATATCAGGGCGCGAAGGTCATCCACCCTCGTGCTGTCGAGATTGCCATGCAGGCAAAAGTACCGATCAGGATCAGGTCCACGTATTCTGATGGCCTCGGGACATTAGTTACAACCCTGAATCGTGAAAATAAAGGAACTGACATCAAGGAGCGTCCTGTTACAGGCATCGCCCATGTTTCGAATGTCAGCCAAATCAAAGTTTTTGCCAAAAAGGACCAATACAATCTACAATCAGAAGTGTTCAAGGCTATGGCCAATGAAAACATCAGCGTGGATTTCATCAATATTTCCCCTAATGGAGTAGTGTATACTGTGCTGGATGAAATGACAGACCGGGCAGTGAAAGTCCTCGAAGGATTAGGCCACACACCGCAGATAGAGAAGAATTGTGCGAAGGTCTCTGTCGTAGGGGCAGGTATGGCAGGTGTTCCAGGTGTGACCTCGAAGATCGTTACAGCACTGTCTGAGAAGGGCATCCGGATTCTCCAATCCGCTGACAGCCACACAACCATTTGGGTCCTGGTCAAACAGGATGATTTGGGGAAGGCAGTGAATGCACTTCATGATGCTTTCCAGCTCGAAGAAGAAACAATAGAGTTCGAAAGACACGATATATAAAATGGCTTCCAGCCTTGGCAGACGGAAGCTTTTGAGAATAGGAGTGAACAGGAATGGTTCAATTCGGAAGAGTATCTACAGCAATGGTGACCCCATTTGATCATAAAGGTCACATTGATTTCGCTAAAACGACCCAGCTAGTCAACCATTTGATTTCGAACGGTACAGATTCACTGGTTGTCGCGGGAACGACAGGTGAATCTCCGACTCTTTCAAAGGAAGAAAAAATCGCTTTATTTCAGCATGTCGTGAAAGTCGTTGACAAAAGAGTTCCCGTCATAGCAGGTACAGGCAGCAACAACACTTATGCTACTATCGAATTGACGAAAAAAGCCGAAGAAATTGGTGTGGACGCGATAATGATCGTTGCCCCTTATTATAACAAGCCAAACCAGGAAGGACTCTACCAGCATTTCAAAGCAGCAGCTGAAGCTACTTCATTGCCAGTGATGGTGTATAACATCCCGGGCAGGTCTGTAGTCAATATTCTTCCTGAAACGGTGATCAAGCTGGCAGAAATCCCGAATATCGTGGCCGTCAAGGAAGCAAGCGGCGAACTTAACGCGATGACGAAAATCATTGCCAGCACACCTGATGATTTCCTTCTTTACAGCGGTGACGACGGGTTGACACTTCCTGTGCTTGCTATTGGCGGGGTGGGCATCGTCTCTGTAGCATCCCATGTGATTGGCAACGAGATGCAAGCGATGGTTGATGCATTCTTCAGTGGAAGAAACGAGGATGCAGCGAAAATGCACCAGCGTCTCCTTCCAGTCATGCAAGGTTTGTTTGCCGCACCGAGCCCTGGACCAGTTAAAACTGCATTGCAGCTGAAAGGGCTCGACGTCGGCTCAGTGCGCTTGCCGATGGTTCCATTGACAGAGCAAGAAAGAACAGCGGTAGCGAAATTATTCGAATAGTACAAGGGCCGGCCTGGTAAGGCTGGCCTTATTTTATTGTGTATAAGTGT belongs to Mesobacillus sp. AQ2 and includes:
- a CDS encoding pitrilysin family protein, encoding MIKKYTCQNGVRIVLEQIPTVRSVAIGVWIGTGSRNENPDNNGISHFLEHMFFKGTKTRSAREIAESFDSIGGQVNAFTSKEYTCYYAKVLDNHAQYALEVLADMFFHSTFDSEELNKEKNVVNEEIKMYEDTPDDIVHDLLSQAIYGDHPLGYPILGTEETLQTFTGEKLEQYMHDMYRPENVVISIAGNVPESFIKNAEQFFGSYEASKEELEYIKPEFHTKQISRKKETEQAHLCLGFEGLQIGHSDVYNLIVLNNVLGGSMSSRLFQEVREQRGLAYSVFSYHSAYRDSGMVTIYGGTGSNQLNVLYETIQETLDKLRADGITEKELNNSKEQLKGSLMLSLESTNSRMSRNGKNELLLGRHRSLDEIVEQIDQVTKDRVDGMANKIFTDQYSVSLISPSGELPTQ
- a CDS encoding YlmC/YmxH family sporulation protein, giving the protein MKLSELGGKEIVDVKRAERLGVLGQTDLEINERTGQIEALIIPSLKWFGLRKQSGEVRVPWKHIKKIGSDMIIIDIPDDE
- the dpaA gene encoding dipicolinic acid synthetase subunit A yields the protein MLTGMQIAVIGGDARQLEIIRKLTELDAKLSLIGFEQLDHAFTGASKEKIDEVDFSVQDALILPVPGTSLEGQVETIFSNERVVIIKEMLERTPEHCKVYSGISNSYLTGIASQANRKLVQLFSRDDVAIYNSIPTVEGTIMMAIQHTDFTIHGSNVSVLGLGRVGMSVARTFHALGAKVKVGARKSEHIARITEMGLEPFLLSDIGKAVSDSDICINTIPNQIVTASVISRMPAHTLIIDLASKPGGTDFRYAEKRGIKALLAPGLPGIVAPKTAGQILANVLSQLLMEDFSNRKEKEV
- the dpaB gene encoding dipicolinate synthase subunit B, translating into MSLQGKKIGFGLTGSHCTYDAVFPEIEKLVNAGAEVLPVVTFTVKNTETRFGKGEDWVQRIEELTGNKVIDSIVKAEPLGPKIPLDCMVIAPLTGNSMSKFANAMTDSPVLMAAKATLRNQKPVVLGISTNDALGLNGVNLMRLMATKNIFMIPFGQDDPVKKPNSMVARMEMLSETVLEAMEGKQLQPVLVERYKDN
- the asd gene encoding aspartate-semialdehyde dehydrogenase produces the protein MSERKGYRVAVVGATGAVGQQMIQTLENRDFPVSELLLLSSARSAGTKVHYKGNEITVQEAKPESFEGVDIALFSAGGSVSKQLAPEAVKRGAIVVDNTSAFRMEENIPLVVPEVNEEDLRNHNGIIANPNCSTIQMVVALEPLRKKYGLDKIIVSTYQAVSGAGAAAVEEMKEQTRAILDGKEYEPKILPVKSGEKHYQIAFNAIPQIDTFVENGFTYEEMKMINETKKIMHMPELQVAATCVRLPVGTGHSESVYIEIGEGGVAASEVKELLADAPGVVLQDNPDQQLYPMPAFCVGKNDVFVGRIRKDLDNDKGFHMWVVSDNLLKGAAWNSVQIAESLVKLGLVK
- the dapG gene encoding aspartate kinase encodes the protein MKIIVQKFGGTSVRDEQSRSHAIGHIKNAVADGYKAVVVVSAMGRKGDPYATDTLLSLIGGNGSRISKREHDLLLSCGETISSVVFTNMLIENGINATALTGAQAGFRTNSEHTNARILDMKCDRLLRELDHVDAVVVAGFQGAAKNGDVTTIGRGGSDTSAAALGAALNAEWIDIFTDVEGIMTADPRIADNARPLSVVTYTEVCNMAYQGAKVIHPRAVEIAMQAKVPIRIRSTYSDGLGTLVTTLNRENKGTDIKERPVTGIAHVSNVSQIKVFAKKDQYNLQSEVFKAMANENISVDFINISPNGVVYTVLDEMTDRAVKVLEGLGHTPQIEKNCAKVSVVGAGMAGVPGVTSKIVTALSEKGIRILQSADSHTTIWVLVKQDDLGKAVNALHDAFQLEEETIEFERHDI